The DNA region GACCTTGAATAAGGTATCCATCACAGAGCGTGAACAAGAGATTTTGCAGGAAGTTGCAAGTGGCCGTAGTAACAAAGAAATCGCTGCAAAGCTACTCATGAGTCAACGTACGGTTGAGTACAGTCTGACTCGCGTCTTCGAGAAACTCGGCGTACGCTCCCGCTCCGAAGCGATAACAGAAGCGATGCGTATTGGGCTATTGCGTGACAATTCCATTTTATGACGAAAGGAAGATATAGGCTCTGCTGATGTTGGTGAAAGATGGAGCGGACCATATGGATATTCGAATTCGCATGGATTTCAATTATGGATAACTTCTGCCTTCTTCCATTTGAAAAAATACGCCTAACCCACAAAAAAGACACGTTCCGCACGGTGAAGTGAAGTGCCAGAACGTGCCTTTTTCTGTTATTAGGATGTTGCTAGGATTCGGCAGCAACAACTTCCTTATAGTGCTTGTACATATATACGCGCCAGCGTACGATCATGCCGAAGGCCAGCAGGAAGAACAATCCGCCCGTTTGCGGGATGCTCACATAGCGCTGGATGACTTCATGCAGAATCAGACGAACTGCCAGCAATCCAAGCAGAATGAAAGCAAAACTTCGTGAACGAGTGGCGAAAATTTCATCGTTAATGCGTTCGAATCGGGTACTGTGGATGAGGGGATACGAGAAAATAAACCAGCCCACCAACAGTGCGATGAATGCCCACAGAAGCGGAACATGTGTCTCAGGCACAACAAACATTAGAAATCCCGTACTCATGCCCAGCGGAGGGATAAGAATTTTGCGAATGGTAACCGGGCGGTGACTGGCTTTCATTCGAATGAAAATGGCAAGCAGGGCCATGATGAGCATACCC from Paenibacillus sp. JNUCC-31 includes:
- a CDS encoding CcdC family protein — its product is MAQISPSYLQIGATLGMLIMALLAIFIRMKASHRPVTIRKILIPPLGMSTGFLMFVVPETHVPLLWAFIALLVGWFIFSYPLIHSTRFERINDEIFATRSRSFAFILLGLLAVRLILHEVIQRYVSIPQTGGLFFLLAFGMIVRWRVYMYKHYKEVVAAES